Proteins co-encoded in one Podarcis muralis chromosome 12, rPodMur119.hap1.1, whole genome shotgun sequence genomic window:
- the CSRNP1 gene encoding cysteine/serine-rich nuclear protein 1 — protein MTGVLKRKYNELEDDAPYFSSSSCSPFSSSSSASSGWDSDEENSRGGGGIKPSLALSSDFTPTSILKKSKRLKRNNVEFDRVTVFYFPRCQGFTSVPSRGGCTLGMVSQHGFSREFTLAEFSKEQEAVRREKLKERLKEEKLEALKWKLTMNGTKESEEANQLTTEDISDDDIDASATELEDGFFLQPYPAKKRRALLKAMGVKKIDKEEKRELHSIRLSREDCGCDCQEFCDPETCSCSLAGIKCQMDHTSFPCGCTKDGCGNTEGRIEFNQARVQTHFIHTIMKLELEKNQPSPERSPDPEPLFRDRLLPFGCPVGKAAFEERTVPLAPAFQFSTDLEAIGENSCSSDMTDSSVSSNQSEDLEEPYEAVPSEKSQSDVDDDGLARILHFNDSDTEDDSSAASNCQDNLSSFHPTGFFSVDVENQCATDKFGSGQPLSHPSNITGCLDENANQGVSCFLEETLPRPTQAAGVPSCAPSSSSSSAVAASMEQGSRSYMDLSLSSDSLDFFQSFSDYNLGPLYNSLKEYENLDNFSALQLQLPNFPSLPQPGDQSPCFLESLIGLSESVPETPAPFTDNQLLEDAIKSSLMETVKV, from the exons ATGACGGGGGtgctaaaaagaaaatacaatgaactggaagacgACGCCCCCTACTTCTCCTCATCTTCCTGCtcgcctttctcttcctcctcgtcGGCGTCTTCAGGCTGGGACTCGGATGAGGAAAActcacgaggaggaggaggcatcaaGCCCAGCTTGGCCTTGAGCTCCGATTTCACCC ccACCTCCATCCTGAAGAAAAGCAAACGGTTGAAGCGCAACAATGTGGAGTTTGACCGGGTCACCGTCTTCTACTTCCCGCGCTGCCAGGGCTTCACCAGCGTGCCCAGCCGCGGGGGCTGCACCTTGGGCATGGTCAGCCAGCACGGCTTCTCCCGGGAGTTCACGCTGGCCGAGTTTTCCAAGGAACAAGAGGCCGTCCGGCGGGAGAAGCTCAAGGAGCGCTTGAAAGAGGAGAAGCTGGAAGCCCTGAAGTGGAAA CTCACCATGAACGGTACGAAGGAGTCGGAGGAAGCCAACCAGCTCACCACAGAAGACATCTCTGACGATGACATCGACGCCAGTGCCACCGAGCTGGAAGACGGCTTCTTCCTCCAGCCGTACCCGGCCAAGAAGAGGCGAGCTCTGCTCAAAGCCATGGGTGTCAAGAAGATCGACAAAGAGGAGAAGCGGGAGCTGCATAGCATCCGCCTCTCCCGGGAAGACTGCGGCTGCGACTGCCAGGAGTTCTGCGACCCCGAGACGTGTAGCTGCAGCCTGGCGGGCATTAAATGTCAG ATGGACCACACGTCGTTTCCCTGCGGCTGCACCAAGGACGGCTGTGGCAACACAGAGGGCCGGATCGAGTTCAACCAAGCCCGGGTGCAGACGCATTTTATCCATACCATCATGAAGTTGGAGCTGGAGAAGAACCAGCCCAGCCCTGAGAGGAGCCCAGACCCCGAACCCCTCTTCCGGGACCGGCTGCTCCCCTTCGGGTGCCCCGTGGGCAAGGCGGCGTTTGAGGAGAGGACGGTGCCGCTGGCGCCCGCCTTCCAGTTCAGCACGGACCTGGAGGCCATTGGCGAGAACAGCTGCAGCAGCGACATGACCGACTCCTCGGTCTCGTCCAACCAGAGCGAGGACCTGGAGGAGCCGTACGAGGCCGTCCCCTCCGAGAAGTCGCAGTCGGACGTGGACGACGACGGCCTGGCCCGCATCCTCCACTTCAACGACTCCGACACGGAGGACGACAGCAGCGCCGCCAGCAACTGCCAGGACAACCTGAGCTCCTTCCACCCGACCGGCTTCTTCAGCGTGGACGTGGAGAACCAGTGCGCCACCGACAAGTTTGGCTCTGGCCAGCCCTTGAGCCATCCGTCGAACATCACGGGGTGTTTGGATGAGAACGCCAACCAGGGGGTGAGCTGTTTTCTTGAGGAAACTTTGCCCAGGCCAACCCAGGCTGCGGGCGttccttcctgtgccccctcttcttcctcctcctccgccgtcgCCGCCTCAATGGAGCAAGGCTCCAGGAGCTACATGGATCTGAGCCTCTCCTCTGACTCTCTGGATTTCTTCCAGTCCTTCTCGGACTACAACCTTGGACCCCTTTACAATTCGTTGAAGGAGTACGAGAACCTGGACAACTTTTCGGCGCTGCAGCTCCAGTTGCCAAATTTCCCCAGCTTGCCCCAGCCCGGGGATCAGAGCCCGTGCTTTCTGGAGTCCCTCATTGGCCTGTCCGAATCTGTCCCAGAAACCCCTGCGCCTTTTACAGACAATCAGCTCCTAGAAGATGCCATTAAGTCCTCTCTCATGGAAACAGTGAAGGtttaa